A section of the Nitrospira sp. genome encodes:
- a CDS encoding efflux RND transporter permease subunit → MIERLVGFALAQRFMVCLAGLALLFGGLYAFHILDVVAYPDPSPPMIEVITQYPGWSGEQMERAITLPIEIALQGMPGLTEIRSLSIFGLSDIKVYFDFGTDYFRDRQEILNRLQLTVLPQNVQPTISPWSAIAEIFRYELTGDHVSLTDLKTTQDWQIRREFKRVSGVIDVSTYGGTTKEYHVELDPGQLMSYNVTLDQVMDGLAKSNTDVGGNYLTMGEQSFNIRGMGLIKKLDDISNTVVTQKEGTPVFIRNLGKTSIGSRVRLGKVGIDDRDDVVEGVVLLQRGAKALPVLDKVHEKVEELNARKLPKGVQIKTFYDRTVLIHTTIETVIDILIAGVVLVSIILYVFLGHFRTAMIVALTVPVALLFTFGMMVLAGQSANLISLGAVDFGIIVDSTLIMVESIFYHLAHKSSQGVTVPMHVMRAAREVGRPIFFATTIIVIAFLPLFTMTGVPGKVFAPMSLTYGFALSGALLMAFTLAPALCSLLLTGPIKERDTAVVEFLSRRYISLLDWGLRREWLVVGIAVAVLVVAMAAVPFIGGEFMPALEEGNIWMRTTFPVDISFEQAARLVTDIRGVFRQFPEVISAASQLGRPDDGTDPTSFFNAEFLVTLKPFKEWRAEVPTKKALIDQIEQRLGVIPGVTFNFSQAIQDNVQEAMSGVKGENAIKLFGSDLQTLEQLAKQIETVMKSVQGVKDLGVLHLLGQPNLVIEVNREECARYGLKVDDVNDVVQAAIGGQAVTKIYEGERWFDLVVRFLPEFRRDIESIGNIVVSTPDGARIPLKQLASITEQTGAFIVYRENNERYIPIKFSVRGRDLEGTVREAQERIEQQIQFPAGYRIEWHGEFDQLQDEKARLARIVPITLALILILVYLVLNNFRDAFLVLAAVPFSLVGGVLALLVTGTHFSISAAVGFISLFGVAVQGALILISRMQDLLREGWDVREAIMKSAEVRMRPVLMTSLAAAIGLLPAAVASGIGAQSQQPLARVVVGGMLTSAALILFVLPVLYQLLHRYGKPSVNQHHQKPQ, encoded by the coding sequence ATGATTGAACGGCTGGTGGGTTTTGCATTGGCGCAACGGTTCATGGTGTGCCTTGCCGGACTGGCCCTGTTGTTCGGCGGTCTCTATGCGTTCCACATTCTGGACGTCGTCGCCTATCCCGATCCCTCCCCCCCGATGATCGAGGTCATCACCCAATATCCCGGCTGGTCCGGCGAGCAGATGGAGCGGGCTATTACCCTTCCCATCGAGATTGCGTTGCAAGGCATGCCGGGGTTGACGGAGATTCGCTCGCTCTCGATCTTCGGATTGAGCGACATCAAAGTCTATTTCGATTTCGGCACCGACTATTTCCGTGATCGACAGGAAATACTCAACCGCCTTCAGCTCACGGTGTTGCCGCAAAACGTGCAGCCAACCATCTCGCCCTGGTCCGCCATCGCCGAAATTTTTCGGTATGAACTCACTGGCGACCATGTGTCCCTGACCGACTTGAAGACAACGCAGGATTGGCAGATCCGGCGCGAGTTCAAACGCGTCTCCGGCGTGATCGATGTGAGTACGTATGGCGGCACGACCAAGGAATACCATGTGGAGTTGGATCCCGGTCAGCTCATGAGCTACAACGTCACGCTCGACCAGGTCATGGACGGCCTCGCCAAGAGCAATACGGACGTCGGCGGCAATTACCTGACGATGGGGGAGCAGAGTTTCAATATCCGGGGCATGGGGCTGATCAAGAAGCTCGACGATATTTCCAACACGGTCGTGACGCAGAAGGAAGGCACGCCGGTCTTTATCCGAAACCTGGGAAAGACCAGCATCGGCTCGCGGGTGCGGCTGGGGAAGGTGGGTATCGATGACCGGGATGATGTCGTTGAGGGCGTCGTCCTGCTGCAGCGAGGCGCCAAGGCGCTGCCGGTGTTGGACAAGGTGCATGAAAAGGTGGAGGAGCTGAACGCCCGTAAGTTGCCCAAAGGCGTGCAAATCAAGACGTTCTATGACCGCACCGTGCTGATCCACACCACCATTGAAACGGTCATCGATATTTTGATCGCGGGCGTCGTCCTGGTGTCGATCATCTTGTATGTGTTCTTGGGCCACTTCCGCACGGCGATGATTGTGGCATTGACCGTCCCGGTCGCCTTGCTGTTCACCTTCGGCATGATGGTGCTCGCCGGGCAGTCAGCGAATTTGATCTCGTTGGGCGCGGTGGATTTCGGCATTATCGTCGACTCCACCCTCATCATGGTCGAGAGCATTTTTTACCATCTCGCACACAAGTCCTCGCAGGGCGTGACGGTGCCCATGCACGTGATGCGGGCCGCCCGCGAAGTCGGCCGCCCGATTTTTTTCGCCACCACCATCATCGTCATTGCGTTCCTGCCGCTGTTCACCATGACCGGCGTGCCGGGGAAGGTGTTTGCCCCGATGTCCCTGACCTACGGGTTTGCGTTGAGCGGAGCCTTGCTCATGGCCTTTACCCTGGCGCCGGCCCTCTGTTCCCTCCTGTTGACAGGCCCCATCAAGGAGCGAGACACGGCGGTGGTGGAATTCTTGAGCCGGCGATACATTTCGCTCTTGGACTGGGGGTTGCGGCGTGAATGGTTGGTCGTCGGGATTGCCGTGGCCGTGTTGGTGGTCGCGATGGCGGCAGTACCGTTCATCGGCGGAGAGTTCATGCCCGCGTTAGAAGAAGGCAATATCTGGATGCGGACGACCTTCCCGGTGGATATTTCCTTCGAGCAGGCTGCGCGCCTGGTCACGGACATTCGCGGCGTGTTCAGGCAATTTCCAGAGGTCATCAGTGCGGCATCGCAGTTAGGGCGTCCCGACGACGGGACTGATCCCACCAGTTTCTTCAATGCTGAATTCCTCGTCACGCTGAAGCCGTTCAAAGAGTGGCGGGCCGAGGTGCCGACGAAAAAGGCGCTCATCGATCAGATCGAGCAACGGTTGGGCGTGATTCCCGGGGTGACCTTCAACTTCTCCCAGGCGATTCAAGACAACGTCCAGGAAGCGATGTCGGGTGTGAAGGGCGAGAACGCCATCAAATTGTTCGGCAGCGATCTGCAGACATTGGAGCAATTGGCCAAGCAGATTGAGACAGTAATGAAGAGCGTGCAGGGGGTCAAGGACCTGGGCGTGCTGCATTTGCTGGGCCAACCCAATCTGGTCATCGAGGTCAATCGTGAAGAGTGCGCCCGGTACGGATTGAAAGTGGACGATGTCAACGATGTGGTGCAGGCGGCCATCGGCGGCCAGGCCGTGACTAAGATCTACGAGGGCGAGCGGTGGTTCGACCTGGTCGTGCGGTTTCTTCCCGAGTTTCGGCGGGATATCGAATCGATCGGCAACATCGTCGTCAGCACGCCCGACGGCGCGCGTATCCCGCTCAAGCAATTGGCCTCCATTACTGAGCAGACCGGTGCGTTCATCGTGTATCGTGAGAATAATGAACGGTATATCCCGATCAAGTTCAGCGTCCGTGGCCGCGACTTGGAGGGAACTGTGCGGGAGGCGCAGGAACGGATCGAGCAGCAGATTCAGTTCCCGGCCGGCTACCGGATCGAATGGCATGGCGAATTCGACCAGTTACAGGACGAAAAAGCGCGCCTCGCCAGGATCGTACCGATCACGCTGGCGCTGATTTTGATTCTGGTCTACCTGGTGTTGAACAATTTTCGGGATGCATTCCTCGTACTGGCAGCCGTCCCGTTCTCGCTGGTCGGTGGAGTGCTGGCCTTGTTGGTGACGGGGACGCACTTCAGCATTTCGGCGGCGGTCGGATTCATTTCGCTCTTCGGCGTCGCCGTGCAAGGCGCGTTGATCCTCATCAGTCGCATGCAGGACCTGCTGCGCGAAGGGTGGGACGTTCGTGAAGCGATTATGAAAAGCGCGGAGGTCCGGATGCGTCCGGTGCTCATGACCTCGCTGGCTGCGGCGATCGGACTCTTGCCCGCGGCTGTCGCGAGCGGGATCGGCGCGCAGTCGCAGCAGCCGC